The genome window AGGGACAGTTATCACCCAGCCGGGTCCGGAAGTACACCCCGATGGATGTTAAACGAATTCGCAGCGGACTGCATGTATCCCAAAGTCAGTTTGCCCTGCTGATTGGAGTGAGCAAGGCCACACTTCAGAATTGGGAACAAGGCCGCCGGGAGCCTGATGGGCCAGCACGAGCTCTTCTATGCGTTGTGGAAAAGCAACCAAAGGCAGTTCTGGACGCCCTCCAGGCCTCATGATAATCCAAACATGATCCTGCCACCGCTTATCAGCGGCAGCTACGTAGCCGCGCCTGATTACGTAGCCGCGCCTGATAAGGCGTGGTTCTTCCAAGATCATGTCCAGATTATTCCAGAACCGTTAGTAACCCGAGCGAATCCGCTAAGACCACTACGAAACACGCGTGGGAATCTTCCCCAACGGCGCAAGGCCCGTCTGACAATGATTGGATCGGCTGCTGTCCCTGGAGTCCCCCAAAGGAACTGTGCCTGGCTAGCCGCAAGAGGTCGAGGCTTGATTCCTCCGCCCAAACATCATAATTTGAAAAATAAGAGGATAAAAAATCATGCCAACAATCTCGATGTTCTACGGAATTCTCGTACGGATGTTTTTTCGAGATGCGGAAAAGCACCATGCGCCACACATTCACGCCGATTACCAGGGCAGCGTGGCGGTCTATTCGATTCTTGATGGCACAGTACTTGCGGGCCAACTTCCCTCAAACAAACATAAACTAGTTGTCGCGTGGATCGAAATTCATCGCGAGGATTTGCTTGCTGACTGGGAACTTACCGTAAATGGAAAAAATCCATTCCAAATCAAGGGACTCGACCAA of bacterium contains these proteins:
- the nadS gene encoding NadS family protein; the protein is MKKELFNDLIDSLSQADRIRKGQLSPSRVRKYTPMDVKRIRSGLHVSQSQFALLIGVSKATLQNWEQGRREPDGPARALLCVVEKQPKAVLDALQAS
- a CDS encoding DUF4160 domain-containing protein yields the protein MPTISMFYGILVRMFFRDAEKHHAPHIHADYQGSVAVYSILDGTVLAGQLPSNKHKLVVAWIEIHREDLLADWELTVNGKNPFQIKGLDQ